AATCTTCGTTCAGCTTCTCTGTGATTGCGGCTGCGTTTTCTTGAGGGGTTGGAAGAAGGCCCAATTCATGCTGAAGAGCAATCAATAGGTTCTTTTTTACTGGCTTCTGGTTGTCATTGATACTAACAAAAACCTTTGCCGCAGTCACACGATCACTCAGAAACAAACCAGTTACGGCCAACTGAAGGTTCTTTTCCGTACTATCTTCGTGAACTACTCCAAACAACCTATGTTGTCCGTCCAATAATATACCGTAACGTCCCTCATGGCTTGGAAACAACAAATGACCGACATCCGGTATTTCGGATGGTTCAAAGTGCACCTCATCGGTGAGGTTCACGACAATGCTGTTGGGCAAAAGATTTCCGGTAGTTCCAACAAATAGCGCTATTTCCTTGAGGCGCTTTGGATCAAGGGTTCTCTGAATCCCTGCCTCATCCTGACTGGTTTTTGGGTGCGTCTTGAATAGCTTATCAAGAGTTGATCCGCTCAAAGAAAATAGATACATGCGAACATCTTTTTGGAAGAATTGGATGGCGGGCACCCGCAGTGGTTGAGTCATGTCATCTCCTTGACCAGACAATCACCAAAGAAGCTCGTAGATTGTTAACTCACGACGGATGAGTACGTCATTCAGTCTGTCTTATTGCTTCAACTAAGTTCCAGAGCGGATGCCCTGCTTGGTCAGTAACTTCAGCTCGGATGTCATCTATCCCGGCGTTTGCATATTCCTCTGCGATCAGGACGATTTCATCGAGATCGGCGAGAACTTGGATGTCGTTTGTGGTTGCGATGGCAATTGCTTTAAGGATAGGAAGGTCCACCTGGTCAGAGAACTGCGTGTAATGGAAGATCTGGCGTTTGCCAGTTGCCAGCGGACGACGTTGGCTGCGCTCAAAACCGACACACGCCGCCAACATGAAAATATCTTTCATTGTGCGGAAAGGTGTCCTAAGAGGATCGCTTCCCTCCGATAACTGCTTATACAGATCGTGGACATCGGCCTCGATACTCACGCGCCCGCTGCTACGCGCCAGTGCGTCCGTCATTGGTTCAGCTCCTCGATGGTTGTGCAACTAGTTCTAGGGTCGAAATTTAAACGATATTCTGCCCCGATGCGTGGCTTAAGGTTTTCCAACGCCTGATCGCGTAGCTCTTCGTCAGTAACGAATAACACCAATTGGGGTGCCAAATCTGGGAGATTGCGAGTAATTGCTTCGCGATGAGCGGAAGACAGGCGACCAAAAGGCGTATCCATAATCAGAGGCGCTTCACGTTGAGCTGCCCTCGCCATTGCGGTAATAAAAGAGAGGCTAAGAATCTGACGTTCGCCTGCAGAGAGTTCTGGGCGAGCAGGTAAGCCGTAGCGATCAATTACTTCAAGTTGGTAGTTCTCTGTGAGACATACATCCTGGAAATGCTCACCCTTCCATGCCAGTGAATGGAAGATGTTCTGGGTTTCCTGCTCTACCTCACGGCGTTTATGTTCCGCAAAAGTCGTATAAACCTTATCAAGAATGTCCGCAGCATCCTGGGCCAATTCGACCTTGTGGCTGAGGTGAAGTTGCCTAATTTCGGTCTTGCGTGCCTGCTGAATCTGTCTCTCCAATTCCTTGATGCGTATCCGGATGTCTTCCAGCGTTATATCAGCCCGGACAAGCTCAGCATTGTATTCGTCCTTGTCGGCTTGATACTGGTCGCGGCGCCGAGCGAGTTGACTCACTTCGATCTGTTCGGAGCCTTTCATCTCTCGCTGAATATCGTCACGCTGTGCCCATAAGCGCTCAATGGTTTGCTCCAAGCGCACCTTATCCTGTATCGCGGTACTCAAGTCAGATTCAAACTGTGGACCGCGATCGATGAGTGCTCGCAATTGACCACTTGTGGTTAGTACGTTGTCCTCGAGCGAACTTGGAACTGAAGAGCTGAGCAAGCTCACAAGGTGTTCATGGGCTTCATCTGCATCAGCAAATGGCCGACCACAGATGCATCTATGGCGTTCCAAAAGATCCTGAATGAACTGCTGTCGGATGTTGCTCGGAATTTCTCCACGTTCGCGTTTTTCATCCAACATCTGTAAAGCAAGTTGCACAGCGTTTCGGCTCAGCGGAATATAACCCTGACTCGCCGAGTCGCGGATTCGTGTTTTGAGTTCCTCGAATTCCTGTTGCCGCTCCTGAATCTCTCGTGTAAACAGGTCATACTGCCCTTGTAAAGCCTCAACTGCCTCAAAATCACGAAGTTGTTGATTCACATCCTCTATGTGGCGCTGGGCAGTTGCGATATTGTTTCTTAGTTCAACTTGTCGCTCGAGCAGATCTTCTTCCTGCTGGCGAAGGTCACTGTCTTGTGAGATAAGATCCTTTAGTTCCTCACTGACAATACCCTTGAGTTGCCCGCGCAGGTCGCGGGCAGCTTTCGATAGATGGGTCTTGGCGCGCGTTAGCGTTTCCAGACTAAGGACTCTGTAGATCGCTTCCTGCACTTCTCGCGCGGATTCCGGACGCGCAAAATTGTCTATCTTTTCTCCATCGAAGAAGAAGTAGGTGCGGACGTTGCTGGGCAGGATAGTGTTCATGACGCCGATCGGATTATCTATTCGAGTGGCAACACCACTGGTTGAAGCTCGCATCAGAAGGAATTCGTTGCTGTTACGCGCCTCGTCCAATGAGCCATCATTTCTCTTCTGCCCAGTCAACTGACGTGCCGCCATATATCGCTCACCCTCATGTATGAAGGTGATCGAAACCTTGGTGCTCACCTTGTCGCCGACTTTGGCACGGCTTACGGCCTCTTTGCTGGTTATTTGACCTATATTGTCTATACCTTCCCCATACAAACACCAATTAAGAGCAAGAAAAAAAGAGGTTTTACCTGCACCGTTCACTCCATGAATGACAGTTACATTCTCTTGATCGTGCTGAGCAAAGATGACACGGTGCTCATCATAGTATTGCCGGAAATTCAAAAGACTCACGCGTTCAATCTTCATCGCGCGCTTCTACCTTCCACTCATTCTGCTTGGCTACGGTTTCCAATATGTGGTCAATCTGCTCCATGACACCGTGCGGTCTTTCTAAGTGAATCAGAGATTGTTCGACCCCCAAAACCCTGATCACTACCTCGCGGACACTAGGGTCCACATCGCTAAACAAATCAAGGAGCTGTTTCTGCAAACCAGGCATTTCTACCTCACAGTTGTATGCCGTATTGCTTGGCGAGGTCCCAAATCACATCCAATGCTTGATGCTTGTTACGCGCACAATCAGCAAACTCCATAAATCGGTGAAGTTCGTGCTCAATGATTCCCCTTTCAATGCTGGGTGAACTACTACTCCATGTCTGAGGGGGAATAGCGATAAAGTCATAAATTGTGGCTTCAGTTTTACCTACAGCACGGCGTAAAATGCGCCCTCGCCGCTGGATAAATTCGCGCGGGTTGCTACTGCTGGCGAGAATAAAGGCTGTGCGTGTACTTGGAACATCAACACCTTCATCAAGGCATTTCATTGCAACCAGCGCCTGCAGAACTCTGTTGTCGAAATCGGAAAGCAACTGCTGGCGCAGGGTGTTGGGTTCTTCAGCCGTGAACCGTCCAATCACAAATCCCAAATCCCAACCTAGGAGCTGACAAACCTCATCGATCTGTTCTGGAGAACAATAGAACAGTGAATGGTATAAGTTTCCCATCTGGCCAACCAGTGCCTTCAATGCCACCAACTTTTGGCTGGCATTGTTGAGTAGCCGGGAGCGCTTGATGAGGATCATCTTTAGGGCCTCTTGAAGTTCCTCGTCTTCTACGTTAATGAGTTTGGCAATTTGTTCACTGAGCACCTGATATTCCTGGAGCTCATCTGTAGTAAGCTCTATCAACTGCGGATAGTAGGTGTAGGGAGTGAGGATGCCTCGTCTAATGGCATCCTCTAGCGGAAAACGAAACACCGTATCACCGAAAAACGTTCGTAGTGCGGCAGTCCCTACATCATCGAACCACCTGTCTGGTGTTGCGGACAGCGCTAAACGGAACGGGAAGTTGGTTGGCAGTTGTGTACGACTCCGTTCCGCTCCAAGATGATGAGCTTCGTCAGCAACTAGTAATGCCGGGCCAGTCAACCGCCCAATGATTCTTTGAAAATCCTTGTCAATGAAAGTCGAGTGTGTCGTGATTACCGATAATTCCTCACGATCACCTCGATTGAACTCTATCACCCGCTGATGTAGTAAATTAAGCCAGCGCGCTTTACTCTGATAAGCCAGTATGGGTTGAAGCCCAAAGTTGTTCGCATCCTCTTGCCACTGATCTACGAGATGCTGATACGGAACAGCTATAACCACGGCCAGGCGTTGTTCACGCTCATATAGTCGAGCCATTGCCGCAAGCGACGTAATGGTTTTGCCAGTGCCGGTTGCCATTTCAAGCAGCCCACAACAACCATGTTCGAACCACTTATCAATAGCCTGGATTTGATAATCATAGAGTTGGACTTCGGGCGGGATGCGCAGACGCGGTACAAACACATTGATGTTGTGTTCACCGGATAGTGAATGCAGGAATGCCCAGTCCGGTTCAGGGTATGGGCGTTCTCCGGTACGCAGTTTCAAAATCCGCGCCCGCGCTGCATCCGGCAAATTAAAGACTTGTACATTTTCGTCAAGATTATTCCATAGTCGTTCAAATCGCTGGGTATCTGCCGAGACAAGGGGCGCAAACGAGTCTTGCCACGAGCAGAAGACCTTGATCGATTCATAGTTACGTGTCCCTTGCTCGCTCTCGTTGTATGAACCGTTGAAGCTGACCTGATTATGATCATGATCCGTGAACACGCCGAATTTGTCGTGGAACTCACCCCCGGCTAGCTTGTTACGAGGTATTGCTAGTTTGAAATCGAGAATTCCGTCCGCGACAAGCCATGCTAGGGCAGAAAGCGTCTCACGCTCGAGGGTTTGCTCAA
This sequence is a window from Aggregatilinea lenta. Protein-coding genes within it:
- a CDS encoding DEAD/DEAH box helicase family protein; protein product: MNLHELSFKAILDTSKDDLIKDFFIPALNVSMRYDRGVGYFSAAWLRIAAKGIVEFARNSGCARWVTSPILSEGDWLALQQGEAARHDVVLRHAIERNITDLEQTLERETLSALAWLVADGILDFKLAIPRNKLAGGEFHDKFGVFTDHDHNQVSFNGSYNESEQGTRNYESIKVFCSWQDSFAPLVSADTQRFERLWNNLDENVQVFNLPDAARARILKLRTGERPYPEPDWAFLHSLSGEHNINVFVPRLRIPPEVQLYDYQIQAIDKWFEHGCCGLLEMATGTGKTITSLAAMARLYEREQRLAVVIAVPYQHLVDQWQEDANNFGLQPILAYQSKARWLNLLHQRVIEFNRGDREELSVITTHSTFIDKDFQRIIGRLTGPALLVADEAHHLGAERSRTQLPTNFPFRLALSATPDRWFDDVGTAALRTFFGDTVFRFPLEDAIRRGILTPYTYYPQLIELTTDELQEYQVLSEQIAKLINVEDEELQEALKMILIKRSRLLNNASQKLVALKALVGQMGNLYHSLFYCSPEQIDEVCQLLGWDLGFVIGRFTAEEPNTLRQQLLSDFDNRVLQALVAMKCLDEGVDVPSTRTAFILASSSNPREFIQRRGRILRRAVGKTEATIYDFIAIPPQTWSSSSPSIERGIIEHELHRFMEFADCARNKHQALDVIWDLAKQYGIQL
- a CDS encoding AAA family ATPase, with protein sequence MKIERVSLLNFRQYYDEHRVIFAQHDQENVTVIHGVNGAGKTSFFLALNWCLYGEGIDNIGQITSKEAVSRAKVGDKVSTKVSITFIHEGERYMAARQLTGQKRNDGSLDEARNSNEFLLMRASTSGVATRIDNPIGVMNTILPSNVRTYFFFDGEKIDNFARPESAREVQEAIYRVLSLETLTRAKTHLSKAARDLRGQLKGIVSEELKDLISQDSDLRQQEEDLLERQVELRNNIATAQRHIEDVNQQLRDFEAVEALQGQYDLFTREIQERQQEFEELKTRIRDSASQGYIPLSRNAVQLALQMLDEKRERGEIPSNIRQQFIQDLLERHRCICGRPFADADEAHEHLVSLLSSSVPSSLEDNVLTTSGQLRALIDRGPQFESDLSTAIQDKVRLEQTIERLWAQRDDIQREMKGSEQIEVSQLARRRDQYQADKDEYNAELVRADITLEDIRIRIKELERQIQQARKTEIRQLHLSHKVELAQDAADILDKVYTTFAEHKRREVEQETQNIFHSLAWKGEHFQDVCLTENYQLEVIDRYGLPARPELSAGERQILSLSFITAMARAAQREAPLIMDTPFGRLSSAHREAITRNLPDLAPQLVLFVTDEELRDQALENLKPRIGAEYRLNFDPRTSCTTIEELNQ
- a CDS encoding DGQHR domain-containing protein produces the protein MTQPLRVPAIQFFQKDVRMYLFSLSGSTLDKLFKTHPKTSQDEAGIQRTLDPKRLKEIALFVGTTGNLLPNSIVVNLTDEVHFEPSEIPDVGHLLFPSHEGRYGILLDGQHRLFGVVHEDSTEKNLQLAVTGLFLSDRVTAAKVFVSINDNQKPVKKNLLIALQHELGLLPTPQENAAAITEKLNEDSDSPLKGRIQMYQDQKGSLRNDQMINILATHLLQPTNVLAHYSVNTASAMLKTFLSAISEMFPNAWADDKKHLLVRPAGMEVLLPLYEHARERTGVLMPIKEQFTAALEPLRDTRWDAKTFRENRYTNSAGRRDLRNVLLNKLMITE